GATCCGGCGTACGCCTATGCTACTCAAAACCTGTCTCCGATGTTCTCCAGCAATCGCCTGCCATGAATCACGGCCACGATCAGTATCTTTTCGTTCTCGACCTTGTATACGAGGCGGTAACTGTAAACGATGCGTTCCCGGATAACATCGTCAGCAATCTCCGGCACGACTCTCCCAATCTGCGGAAAATCACTCAGCGTTTTTGCGACATCGAGAATCTTTGAAATGACAGACTGTGCATAGAAAAAGGAGTCTTTTCCTATGTATTCGGCAATGGA
The Gammaproteobacteria bacterium DNA segment above includes these coding regions:
- a CDS encoding type II toxin-antitoxin system RelE/ParE family toxin translates to MEYRVTWSPEAVEDLESIAEYIGKDSFFYAQSVISKILDVAKTLSDFPQIGRVVPEIADDVIRERIVYSYRLVYKVENEKILIVAVIHGRRLLENIGDRF